The following are from one region of the Erwinia billingiae Eb661 genome:
- the pgsA gene encoding CDP-diacylglycerol--glycerol-3-phosphate 3-phosphatidyltransferase gives MHFNIPTLLTLFRVVLIPFFVLAFYLPFEWAPLVCALIFIFAAITDWFDGYLARRWKQTTRFGAFLDPVADKVMVAMALVLVAEYFHSWWITLPAATMIAREIIISALREWMAEIGKRSSVAVSWIGKVKTTAQMLSLFALLWRPDSTVVGIGVVALYIAAVLTFWSMFQYLNASRGDLFEQ, from the coding sequence ATGCATTTTAACATTCCGACCTTACTTACCCTGTTTCGTGTCGTTTTGATCCCATTCTTTGTACTGGCTTTTTACCTGCCATTTGAATGGGCTCCTCTTGTATGTGCGTTGATCTTCATTTTTGCGGCGATCACCGACTGGTTCGACGGCTATCTTGCCCGTCGTTGGAAGCAAACCACCCGATTTGGTGCGTTTCTCGACCCGGTGGCGGACAAAGTAATGGTCGCCATGGCGCTGGTGCTGGTGGCTGAGTACTTCCACTCCTGGTGGATCACCTTGCCGGCGGCCACGATGATTGCCCGTGAGATTATTATCTCGGCGCTGCGTGAATGGATGGCGGAAATTGGCAAACGCAGCAGCGTGGCCGTTTCGTGGATCGGTAAAGTCAAAACCACCGCGCAGATGCTGTCGCTGTTTGCCTTGTTATGGCGTCCGGACAGTACCGTAGTGGGAATTGGCGTGGTGGCGTTGTACATTGCTGCCGTGCTGACTTTCTGGTCAATGTTCCAGTATCTCAACGCGTCACGCGGGGATTTGTTTGAACAGTGA
- a CDS encoding DUF1493 family protein → MVTDEEVLVFFRKKLPEQATLLFRPVPLQMDDVLQAYCDADDVIYAINDALERFNIDAADLNLDDYYPWRAEWFFRKWFTKKPISQLSKPMSVRMFAESAKAGRWLYG, encoded by the coding sequence ATGGTGACTGACGAGGAGGTGCTGGTTTTTTTCAGAAAGAAACTGCCAGAACAGGCTACTTTGCTGTTCAGACCTGTACCTTTGCAAATGGACGACGTATTACAAGCCTATTGCGATGCCGATGATGTCATTTATGCTATCAATGACGCACTTGAGAGATTCAATATTGACGCCGCTGATTTGAATCTTGATGATTATTATCCCTGGCGTGCAGAGTGGTTTTTTAGAAAATGGTTCACCAAAAAACCTATTAGCCAGCTAAGTAAGCCAATGAGTGTAAGGATGTTCGCCGAATCAGCAAAAGCTGGTCGATGGCTTTACGGTTAA
- the uvrY gene encoding UvrY/SirA/GacA family response regulator transcription factor, with protein sequence MISVFLVDDHELVRAGIRRILEDIKGFQVTGEASCGEDAVKWCRANSVNVVLMDMNMPGIGGLEATRKIVRYSPDIKVIMLTIHTENPLPAKVMQAGASGYLSKGAAPQEVVNAIRQVNAGQRYIASDIAQQMALSQIEPQTSDSPFDSLSERELQIMLMITKGQKVADISEQLNLSPKTVNSYRYRMFSKLNISGDVELTHLAIRHGLFNAESLISSE encoded by the coding sequence TTGATTAGCGTTTTTCTTGTTGATGACCATGAACTGGTCCGCGCGGGTATCCGTCGGATACTTGAAGATATAAAAGGTTTCCAGGTTACCGGAGAGGCAAGCTGCGGCGAAGATGCAGTGAAGTGGTGCCGTGCCAATAGCGTCAACGTTGTGCTGATGGACATGAACATGCCGGGCATTGGTGGGCTGGAGGCGACGCGCAAAATCGTGCGCTACAGCCCGGACATCAAAGTCATTATGCTGACCATCCACACGGAGAATCCGCTGCCCGCCAAAGTGATGCAGGCCGGTGCGTCGGGCTACCTCAGCAAAGGGGCAGCGCCGCAGGAAGTGGTTAATGCCATCCGTCAGGTCAACGCCGGACAGCGTTATATCGCGTCGGATATTGCTCAGCAGATGGCGCTCAGCCAGATTGAACCGCAAACATCCGATTCACCGTTCGACAGTTTGTCGGAACGCGAATTGCAGATTATGCTGATGATCACCAAGGGCCAGAAAGTTGCCGATATTTCCGAGCAGCTGAATCTGAGCCCTAAAACCGTTAACAGCTATCGTTACCGCATGTTCAGCAAGCTCAACATAAGCGGTGACGTTGAGTTAACGCACTTGGCCATTCGACATGGCCTGTTCAATGCGGAGTCGTTAATCAGTAGTGAATGA
- a CDS encoding DUF2116 family Zn-ribbon domain-containing protein gives MDDVDLAQEREEALITAAMSARQPVITSPDGKCIWCEDESVVPNSAFCSADCGEDYSKHQREMKQRIHGE, from the coding sequence ATGGACGATGTAGATTTAGCGCAAGAACGTGAGGAAGCCCTTATCACGGCAGCCATGTCAGCCCGGCAGCCGGTGATCACCAGTCCTGACGGCAAATGCATCTGGTGTGAAGATGAATCGGTAGTGCCCAACAGCGCGTTCTGCTCCGCTGACTGTGGCGAAGACTACTCCAAGCACCAGCGTGAGATGAAACAACGTATCCACGGCGAATGA
- a CDS encoding DUF2000 domain-containing protein: protein MNDLRCVVILNADLPAGKAANAAAVISLTLGQRHPQFVGTELVDGDEKAWPGLIPVGIPVLSASDEQLASLVGQCAEQGFDTILFPVEGQMTVDYAAFSAAVRQIPTDQLQHLGLGIVGEKKALRKLTGKLKLFG from the coding sequence ATGAACGATTTACGCTGTGTAGTTATCCTGAATGCCGACCTGCCCGCCGGCAAAGCCGCTAATGCGGCGGCGGTGATTTCCCTTACTCTCGGGCAGCGCCATCCCCAATTTGTCGGGACAGAGCTGGTTGATGGCGATGAAAAAGCCTGGCCAGGACTGATCCCGGTGGGTATTCCGGTGCTGTCGGCCAGTGATGAACAGCTGGCATCATTGGTCGGTCAGTGTGCCGAACAGGGTTTCGATACCATTTTGTTCCCGGTTGAAGGACAGATGACCGTCGACTACGCCGCATTTTCAGCAGCCGTCAGACAGATCCCGACTGACCAACTTCAGCATTTAGGCCTGGGCATCGTTGGCGAGAAAAAAGCGCTGCGTAAACTCACCGGAAAGCTAAAGCTATTTGGTTAA
- a CDS encoding DUF2594 family protein, whose translation MSNTDFSTSEETKTLSEEMACMKALVTFMLKGMGQADAGKVIINMEKYIDQLTDQQQADVFSSTIKQIKQAYRQ comes from the coding sequence ATGAGTAATACTGACTTTTCAACCAGTGAAGAAACCAAAACCCTGTCAGAGGAAATGGCCTGCATGAAAGCCCTCGTTACCTTTATGTTAAAGGGAATGGGTCAGGCCGATGCCGGCAAAGTCATCATTAATATGGAAAAGTACATTGATCAACTGACCGATCAGCAGCAGGCTGACGTCTTCAGCAGCACCATCAAGCAGATCAAACAGGCTTATCGCCAATAA
- a CDS encoding DUF4396 domain-containing protein, with the protein MNLVWPITGLYMPFFGWLAWWFFARKSRSVSLLRISRGKQQPELKQIFSTTSHCAAGCVLGDIVAIPIISMLNYIPFHSLLIAHAILSLILSLIFGVALQFFALRQIEGFSLFRALWRAIKTDVFSLMVYQAGMFLCLELAFRFILHGQIEPRLLSFWFMLQIALMIGFVFAWPANKFLLQRGIKPVI; encoded by the coding sequence ATGAATCTGGTGTGGCCGATCACCGGACTTTATATGCCGTTTTTTGGCTGGCTGGCTTGGTGGTTTTTTGCGCGGAAAAGTCGTTCGGTCTCCTTACTCCGCATCTCCCGAGGCAAGCAGCAACCCGAGTTAAAGCAAATTTTTTCCACTACCAGCCACTGTGCCGCCGGCTGTGTATTAGGTGATATCGTTGCGATTCCGATAATTTCAATGCTGAACTACATCCCTTTTCACTCTTTGTTGATCGCCCACGCTATTCTGTCGCTGATCCTGTCGCTGATTTTTGGGGTCGCGCTGCAATTTTTCGCCCTGAGACAAATAGAAGGCTTCTCTCTATTTCGCGCGCTATGGCGGGCAATTAAAACTGATGTGTTTTCGCTGATGGTTTATCAGGCGGGGATGTTTCTCTGCCTTGAACTGGCGTTTCGCTTTATTTTGCATGGCCAGATTGAACCGCGCCTGCTGAGCTTCTGGTTTATGCTGCAAATTGCCTTAATGATCGGTTTTGTCTTTGCATGGCCGGCGAATAAGTTCCTGCTACAACGTGGGATTAAGCCCGTTATCTAG
- the rutR gene encoding HTH-type transcriptional regulator RutR: MEYEVSVNSTDKTSVKAPTRRSRAVAAKRTAILTAALALFSQFGVHGTSLDKVAEGADVSKTNLLYYFPSKEALYIAVLKDILDVWLAPLRALREDQQPLVAIKDYIRLKLEVSRDHPQASRLFCMEMLQGAPLLKGELEGDLKGLVDEKSAVIEGWINQGKLAAVEPHHLIFMLWATTQHYADFSTQIEAVTGQTLNDEGFFNQTVENVQRMVIEGIRVR, encoded by the coding sequence ATGGAGTATGAGGTCTCAGTGAATTCTACAGATAAGACATCGGTGAAGGCGCCCACGCGTCGCTCACGTGCGGTAGCAGCGAAACGCACGGCGATCCTCACTGCGGCACTGGCGCTGTTTTCACAATTTGGCGTGCATGGCACCAGCCTGGATAAAGTGGCCGAAGGGGCTGACGTTTCTAAAACCAACCTGCTGTACTACTTCCCGTCAAAAGAAGCCCTCTATATTGCGGTGCTGAAGGACATTCTTGATGTCTGGCTGGCGCCACTGCGTGCGTTGCGGGAAGACCAGCAACCCTTAGTGGCGATCAAGGACTACATCCGGCTTAAGCTTGAGGTGTCGCGCGATCATCCGCAGGCATCACGCCTGTTCTGCATGGAAATGCTTCAGGGCGCACCGTTGCTGAAAGGGGAGCTGGAAGGCGATCTGAAAGGGCTGGTGGATGAGAAATCGGCGGTGATTGAAGGCTGGATAAATCAGGGAAAACTGGCGGCTGTTGAACCGCATCATCTGATCTTTATGCTGTGGGCCACGACCCAACACTACGCCGATTTTTCAACTCAGATCGAAGCGGTGACCGGGCAGACGTTAAATGATGAAGGCTTTTTCAATCAGACGGTAGAAAACGTGCAGCGGATGGTGATCGAAGGGATTCGGGTTCGCTAA
- a CDS encoding STM2901 family protein gives MDSVEELNGTYFYKGIANISASELFFWILLDEIAEQMGGFDDLGAVALILLGQPTQTTRQKMRTATVGTSIASIYARRYLDVELPFRLPTFTNKSITYMKPMMVNNLGKFVGRTVPVAGWVLLTNDFVTITFKATSHYNRIARGSDKIW, from the coding sequence ATGGATTCAGTCGAAGAGTTAAACGGGACATATTTTTATAAAGGTATTGCTAACATTTCAGCCAGTGAACTTTTTTTCTGGATACTCCTGGATGAGATTGCAGAACAAATGGGAGGTTTCGATGATCTGGGCGCTGTCGCACTAATTTTGTTAGGGCAACCGACTCAGACCACCCGGCAAAAAATGCGCACTGCTACCGTTGGCACTTCCATTGCCTCAATATATGCGCGGCGGTATTTGGACGTTGAGCTTCCCTTCCGTCTGCCAACCTTCACAAATAAAAGCATCACTTACATGAAGCCCATGATGGTTAATAACCTGGGTAAATTTGTCGGCCGTACGGTTCCCGTCGCGGGCTGGGTGCTACTGACCAATGATTTCGTTACGATAACCTTTAAGGCAACTTCTCATTACAACAGGATAGCGAGGGGGAGTGATAAAATATGGTGA
- a CDS encoding acyl-homoserine-lactone synthase: MKIIQTKLRDMPSSLLAELGSYRYNVFARGEGWSIPSRLSTPGQEYDRFDRSDVVWLIAWKAQHGICGCARLMQWQDPEAGSAADINEKKSQAPVPVWEMSRFSAKLDIDAELPLSILWHSVQLAEQSGIEYLYSAATPMLEQMFEQHRVVYEPLNAGVIQSEDNLFAVRIPVNQPELAEKFHGARRFSPEEVLPTLGVSVSWSARGR, from the coding sequence ATGAAAATTATCCAAACGAAGCTCAGGGATATGCCGTCCTCTTTGCTGGCAGAACTGGGAAGTTACCGTTACAACGTCTTTGCCCGCGGGGAAGGGTGGTCAATTCCTTCCCGCCTGAGTACCCCGGGCCAGGAGTACGATCGTTTCGATCGCTCTGACGTGGTCTGGCTGATTGCCTGGAAGGCTCAACATGGCATCTGCGGCTGTGCCAGGTTGATGCAGTGGCAGGATCCGGAAGCCGGCTCGGCTGCCGATATTAACGAGAAAAAAAGCCAGGCGCCGGTGCCGGTCTGGGAAATGTCGCGTTTCTCGGCCAAGCTGGATATTGATGCCGAGCTGCCGTTAAGCATCTTATGGCACAGCGTGCAGCTAGCCGAGCAGTCGGGAATTGAGTATCTCTACAGCGCCGCTACGCCGATGCTTGAGCAGATGTTCGAGCAGCACCGGGTGGTTTATGAGCCGCTGAATGCTGGCGTGATCCAGTCGGAGGATAACCTGTTCGCGGTCAGGATCCCGGTGAATCAACCCGAGCTGGCGGAAAAGTTCCACGGTGCGCGTCGTTTCAGTCCGGAAGAAGTGTTACCCACGCTGGGTGTTTCCGTCAGCTGGAGTGCCAGAGGCCGCTAA
- the cycA gene encoding D-serine/D-alanine/glycine transporter, which yields MVDQPKETLLDEEAPGELRRTLHNRHIQLIAIGGAIGTGLFMGSGKTISLAGPSIIFVYMIIGFMLFFVMRAMGELLLSNLEYKSFSDFAADLLGPWAGYFTGWTYWFCWVVTGIADVVAISSYFQLWFPDFSIWMSALLCIAVFLSLNIATVKLFGEMEFWFAIIKIVAIVALIATGIVLVAMHYPSPGGGKAAISNIWDHGGMFPKGLSGFFAGFQIAVFAFVGIELVGTAAAETHDPKKVLPRAINAIPLRIIMFYVLALLVIMAVTPWNSVVADRSPFVEMFMLIGLPAAASIVNFVVLTSAASSANSGIFSTSRMLYGLAQQGVAHRRFGMLSRRAVPTTGLFFSCLCLLGGVALIYLIPNVMQVFTLVTTVSAILFMFVWTIILCSYLAYRKKRPELHAESSYKMPMGKFMCWVCIAFFAFVLVLLTLQEDTRQALMVTPIWFILLGIGWWLRQRKQA from the coding sequence ATGGTTGACCAACCAAAAGAGACGCTTCTCGATGAAGAAGCCCCGGGCGAGCTCCGGCGCACCCTGCACAATCGTCATATCCAACTCATCGCTATCGGTGGTGCCATCGGCACCGGCCTGTTTATGGGCTCCGGTAAAACCATCAGTCTGGCCGGTCCGTCGATCATTTTTGTGTATATGATCATCGGCTTTATGCTGTTTTTCGTCATGCGCGCCATGGGCGAGCTGCTGCTGTCAAACCTTGAGTATAAGTCGTTCAGTGATTTCGCCGCCGATCTGCTCGGTCCCTGGGCCGGCTATTTCACCGGCTGGACCTACTGGTTCTGTTGGGTGGTGACCGGCATCGCCGACGTGGTGGCCATCAGCTCCTACTTCCAGCTCTGGTTCCCCGATTTCTCTATATGGATGAGCGCCCTGCTTTGTATCGCGGTGTTCCTGTCGCTGAATATCGCGACGGTGAAACTGTTCGGCGAGATGGAGTTTTGGTTTGCCATCATCAAGATTGTTGCCATCGTTGCGCTGATTGCCACCGGGATTGTGCTGGTGGCAATGCATTACCCTTCACCGGGCGGCGGCAAAGCAGCCATCAGCAATATCTGGGATCATGGCGGCATGTTCCCGAAAGGCTTAAGCGGCTTCTTTGCGGGCTTCCAGATCGCCGTCTTCGCCTTTGTGGGTATCGAGCTGGTCGGAACGGCGGCGGCTGAAACCCACGATCCGAAGAAGGTTCTGCCGCGGGCAATAAACGCCATTCCGCTGCGCATCATTATGTTTTACGTGCTGGCGCTACTGGTGATCATGGCGGTGACGCCATGGAACAGCGTGGTTGCTGACCGCAGCCCGTTCGTTGAGATGTTTATGCTGATTGGCTTACCCGCTGCGGCCAGCATCGTTAACTTTGTGGTGCTGACCTCGGCGGCGTCGTCCGCTAACAGCGGCATCTTCTCCACCAGCCGTATGCTGTATGGCCTGGCGCAACAGGGTGTGGCACACCGTCGCTTTGGCATGCTTTCCCGCCGGGCGGTGCCGACCACCGGCCTGTTCTTCTCGTGCCTGTGTCTGCTGGGCGGCGTTGCCTTGATTTACCTGATCCCGAACGTGATGCAGGTGTTCACGCTGGTCACCACCGTGTCAGCGATCCTGTTTATGTTTGTCTGGACGATTATTCTCTGTTCATACCTGGCCTACCGCAAAAAGCGCCCTGAACTGCATGCGGAGTCCAGCTATAAAATGCCGATGGGTAAGTTTATGTGCTGGGTGTGCATCGCGTTCTTCGCGTTTGTGCTGGTGCTGCTGACGCTGCAGGAGGATACCCGTCAGGCGCTGATGGTGACGCCAATCTGGTTTATTCTACTGGGAATTGGCTGGTGGTTACGTCAGAGAAAACAGGCGTAA
- a CDS encoding GlpM family protein, whose protein sequence is MGLLIKAVLGALVVVLIGMLSKTRNYYIAGLLPLFPTFALIAHYIVASDRGIEALRTTIIFGMWAIIPYFIYLLSLWYFVSMMRLPYALGSAVACWCLAAWLLITLWSKWHA, encoded by the coding sequence ATGGGCTTACTTATCAAAGCGGTACTCGGTGCACTGGTCGTTGTGCTGATCGGCATGTTATCGAAGACCCGCAACTATTACATCGCCGGCCTTCTGCCTCTGTTTCCCACCTTTGCGCTGATAGCCCACTATATTGTGGCCAGCGACCGTGGCATTGAAGCGCTGCGTACCACAATCATTTTTGGTATGTGGGCGATCATTCCCTATTTTATCTATCTACTGTCACTCTGGTATTTCGTCAGCATGATGCGGTTGCCCTATGCCCTCGGCAGCGCAGTCGCCTGTTGGTGCCTGGCCGCCTGGCTGCTGATAACGCTGTGGAGCAAGTGGCACGCTTAG
- the sdiA gene encoding transcriptional regulator SdiA, giving the protein MTSENYFSWREKIQLAFLNVSDISEITALIEQQTLALGFDFYALYIRHPVPFTRPKIFIYSSYPKKWVSAYQKGNFAAIDPVIENCQVPGKIVLWDEPLSRRGQKVFDAAKEYGIHSGFSACAMAKNRSIGILSMASGKTFEKIMLTPEKQLKLQYLSVLIMEALQQVKDISMSVMNMELSQRELEILKWTAEGKTSAEISLILSISENTVNFHQKKMQKRFNAPNKTQVASYAAAIGLL; this is encoded by the coding sequence ATGACATCTGAGAATTATTTCAGTTGGCGTGAAAAAATACAGCTTGCATTCCTGAATGTCTCCGACATTTCAGAGATCACTGCGCTCATTGAGCAGCAGACGCTGGCGTTGGGATTTGACTTTTATGCGCTGTATATTCGCCATCCAGTGCCCTTTACCCGGCCTAAAATCTTTATTTACTCCAGCTATCCTAAAAAGTGGGTCAGCGCCTACCAGAAAGGGAATTTTGCCGCCATAGACCCGGTGATCGAAAATTGCCAGGTCCCGGGAAAAATAGTGTTATGGGATGAACCTCTCAGTCGTCGTGGGCAGAAAGTGTTTGATGCGGCGAAAGAGTATGGCATTCACAGTGGATTTTCCGCCTGCGCAATGGCTAAAAATAGATCCATTGGTATATTATCAATGGCATCGGGTAAGACTTTTGAAAAGATTATGTTAACGCCTGAAAAGCAACTTAAGCTTCAGTATTTATCGGTACTGATAATGGAGGCGTTACAACAGGTAAAAGATATTTCCATGTCGGTGATGAACATGGAATTAAGCCAGCGTGAGCTGGAAATCCTTAAATGGACGGCCGAGGGTAAAACTTCAGCAGAAATATCTCTGATCCTGTCCATTTCGGAGAATACGGTCAATTTCCATCAGAAAAAAATGCAAAAGAGGTTCAATGCACCCAACAAAACACAGGTGGCCTCTTACGCAGCCGCAATCGGTCTACTTTGA
- the uvrC gene encoding excinuclease ABC subunit UvrC — MNEQFDAKSFLKSVTSQPGVYRMYDAGGTVIYVGKAKDLKKRLTSYFRGNLASRKTEALVEAIRQIDVTVTHTETEALLLEHNYIKLYQPRYNVLLRDDKSYPYIFLSADAHPRLASHRGAKHAKGEYFGPFPNGYAVRETLSLLQKIFPVRQCENSVYRNRSRPCLQYQIGRCLGPCVTGLVSEEEYAQQIEYVRLFLSGKDDQVLNQLVARMESASISLKFEEAARLRDQIQAVRRVTERQFVSNNGDDLDVIGVAFDNGMACLHVLFIRQGKVLGSRSYFPKVPNGTELAEVVQTFVGQFYLQGSQARTLPTDILLDFTLPEKDLLSDSLTGLAGRKVSIQSKPRGDRARYLKLARTNASTALVSKLSQQSTIHQRLKALAEILDLPEITRMECFDISHTMGEQTVASCVVFDRNGPLRAEYRRYNITGITPGDDYAAMNQVLRRRYGKDLEESKIPDVILIDGGKGQLGQAKNVFAELDVAWDKDRPILLGIAKGTDRKAGLETLFFEPEGEGFNLPPDSPALHVLQHIRDDSHNHAITGHRNKRAKVKNTSALETIDGIGPKRRQMLLKYMGGLQPLMNASVDEIAKVPGISQLLAEKIFYSLKH, encoded by the coding sequence GTGAATGAACAGTTTGATGCTAAATCCTTCCTGAAATCGGTTACCAGCCAGCCAGGCGTTTATCGCATGTATGATGCGGGTGGCACGGTTATCTATGTCGGCAAAGCCAAAGATCTGAAAAAACGGCTCACCAGTTACTTCCGCGGCAATTTAGCCAGCCGTAAGACGGAAGCGCTGGTTGAGGCCATTCGCCAGATAGATGTAACGGTCACCCATACCGAAACTGAAGCGCTGTTGCTGGAACACAACTACATCAAACTCTATCAGCCACGCTATAACGTGCTGTTGCGTGATGATAAATCCTATCCGTACATTTTTCTCAGTGCCGATGCGCATCCGCGCCTGGCAAGCCATCGCGGGGCGAAACACGCCAAGGGCGAGTACTTCGGTCCGTTCCCTAACGGCTATGCCGTGCGGGAAACCTTGTCGTTGCTGCAGAAGATTTTCCCGGTTCGCCAGTGTGAAAACAGCGTCTACCGCAATCGCTCACGTCCGTGCCTGCAATACCAGATTGGTCGTTGCCTGGGACCCTGCGTTACCGGGCTGGTCAGTGAAGAGGAATATGCGCAGCAGATTGAGTATGTGCGGCTGTTTCTCTCCGGCAAGGACGATCAGGTGCTCAATCAGCTGGTTGCCCGCATGGAAAGCGCCAGCATCAGCCTGAAATTTGAGGAAGCGGCCCGTTTGCGCGATCAAATTCAGGCGGTACGTCGGGTGACTGAACGCCAGTTTGTTTCCAATAATGGTGACGATCTGGATGTGATTGGCGTGGCGTTTGATAATGGCATGGCCTGTCTGCACGTGCTGTTTATCCGTCAGGGAAAAGTGCTGGGAAGCCGCAGCTACTTCCCCAAAGTGCCGAACGGCACCGAGCTGGCGGAAGTGGTGCAGACCTTTGTCGGGCAGTTCTACCTGCAGGGCAGTCAGGCGCGCACCTTGCCAACCGATATCCTGCTGGACTTTACCTTGCCGGAAAAAGATCTGCTGTCCGACTCGCTGACGGGGCTGGCTGGCCGCAAGGTTTCGATTCAAAGCAAGCCACGCGGTGACCGTGCACGCTATCTTAAGCTGGCGCGAACCAATGCCAGTACCGCGCTGGTCAGTAAGCTTTCCCAGCAGTCGACCATTCATCAACGCCTGAAGGCACTGGCTGAGATCCTCGATTTGCCTGAGATCACACGCATGGAGTGTTTTGATATCAGTCACACCATGGGTGAGCAGACCGTGGCGTCCTGCGTGGTGTTTGACCGCAATGGCCCGCTGCGGGCGGAGTATCGCCGCTATAACATTACCGGCATCACGCCGGGGGATGATTACGCTGCGATGAACCAGGTTTTACGCCGTCGTTATGGTAAAGATCTGGAAGAGAGCAAGATCCCGGATGTGATCCTGATTGACGGTGGTAAAGGCCAGTTAGGGCAGGCAAAGAATGTCTTCGCTGAACTGGATGTCGCCTGGGATAAAGATCGGCCTATTTTGTTGGGTATTGCCAAAGGCACCGATCGTAAAGCCGGACTGGAGACGCTGTTCTTTGAACCGGAAGGTGAGGGCTTTAACCTGCCACCGGACTCTCCGGCGTTGCATGTTCTACAGCATATTCGTGATGACTCTCACAATCATGCAATTACGGGCCACCGTAATAAGCGCGCGAAGGTGAAGAACACCAGTGCGCTGGAAACAATTGACGGAATTGGGCCTAAACGGCGTCAGATGCTGCTGAAATACATGGGCGGCCTGCAACCGTTGATGAATGCTTCGGTGGATGAAATAGCGAAAGTGCCTGGGATTTCACAGCTACTGGCGGAGAAAATCTTTTATTCGCTGAAACACTAA
- a CDS encoding Hcp family type VI secretion system effector, which produces MAIPAYLWLKDDGGASIKGSVDVRDREGSIEVRGFTHNLSIPTDDNTGKLTGTRKHAAMLIEKEFDSSSPYLYKAVASGQTLKTAELKWYKINDAGQEAEYFNMLIEGVKIVSVTPVMHDITSVIGTGHLESVQLRYEKITWKYCDGNIQFTDAWNERSGA; this is translated from the coding sequence ATGGCTATCCCCGCATATTTGTGGCTCAAAGATGATGGCGGTGCATCCATAAAAGGATCTGTTGATGTCAGGGATCGTGAGGGAAGTATCGAGGTACGTGGTTTTACCCATAACCTCAGCATTCCAACTGATGATAATACAGGAAAGTTAACCGGCACTCGTAAACATGCAGCAATGCTGATTGAGAAGGAATTTGATTCTTCCAGTCCCTATCTGTATAAGGCTGTGGCATCAGGACAGACGTTGAAAACGGCTGAGTTGAAATGGTACAAAATCAATGATGCTGGGCAGGAAGCGGAGTATTTTAATATGCTTATTGAAGGTGTGAAAATTGTATCAGTAACACCGGTAATGCATGATATAACCAGTGTCATTGGTACTGGGCACCTTGAGTCTGTCCAGTTACGTTATGAGAAAATTACCTGGAAGTACTGCGACGGCAACATTCAGTTCACTGATGCATGGAATGAGCGAAGTGGCGCTTGA
- a CDS encoding extensin-like domain-containing protein, producing MKGLLIVGGILLLLVAITPWFAKNLPSAWNPFTPLQVTDSPTFITRYKLQRLAGDPQACLAVLEQAQQQGYLSFSQPAPTSGSCPLPAPIRVQRFGDVRLSASFLASCSLAVSSTMFVTQTVKPLAAAELGSPLVRIDHLGSYACRNIYHRAEGRLSEHATADALDMSGFRLANGQQIGVLKTWPRQGNDAQWLHQIFQQSCRYYGNSIGPDYNAAHANHFHLGMRGRGFCR from the coding sequence ATGAAAGGATTGTTGATTGTTGGCGGCATTTTACTGCTCCTGGTGGCGATTACGCCCTGGTTTGCCAAAAATCTGCCTTCAGCCTGGAATCCCTTCACGCCGCTGCAAGTGACGGACTCACCCACATTTATCACCCGCTATAAGCTGCAACGCCTCGCGGGCGATCCGCAGGCGTGCCTCGCCGTGTTAGAACAGGCCCAACAACAGGGCTATCTCAGCTTCAGTCAACCCGCGCCCACTTCGGGCAGCTGTCCGTTACCTGCGCCGATCAGAGTGCAACGTTTTGGCGACGTACGCCTGAGCGCCAGTTTTCTGGCCAGTTGTTCTTTGGCGGTCAGCAGCACGATGTTTGTCACGCAGACCGTCAAACCGCTCGCTGCGGCAGAGTTGGGGTCGCCACTGGTGCGTATCGACCATCTTGGCAGCTATGCCTGTCGGAATATCTATCATCGGGCAGAGGGAAGGTTAAGCGAGCATGCCACGGCCGATGCCCTTGATATGTCTGGCTTCAGGCTGGCGAACGGTCAGCAGATTGGCGTCTTAAAAACATGGCCCCGCCAGGGAAATGACGCGCAGTGGTTGCACCAGATTTTTCAACAGAGCTGCCGATATTATGGCAATTCGATTGGTCCTGACTACAACGCGGCGCACGCAAATCATTTCCACCTTGGGATGCGCGGAAGGGGTTTTTGTCGCTAG